One genomic segment of Mycolicibacterium gilvum includes these proteins:
- the pglW gene encoding BREX system serine/threonine kinase PglW: MKDGRWVTIAESQFDHEKAGLNAVKQLLPDAEPFRAWANFEFRDNRGRWHEVDLLVLARDTLYLIELKHYRGILTGNDHLWRRNNRAEDSPLLLARRKAQYFSSLLKDAIRERGGNEAVSRIPYVQELVFLHHEQFVCDLPTNSKINLYGLDGREGITKLPGISKILLAPAKHDPISERDSQLIAGLMKAIGLAPRRQREVGSWIIDDQPLADGDGWQDWPAFHHVNTEDHVRIRFYTTNPSATKAEDHARRQAVTHEYNLLQRLTYDGLQAPKDLVDEPELGIGLVFPQPKSDTALDLWLADHTLSLDAQLDLIARLADIVHYAHRNRVVHRSLNPRSVAVRERADALLPQVVDWDSAGILPANPDTAVTRLSGGSLTLMAGAPSDTARLFAAPEGSRPTDPARIDVFGLGALAFFILTGGTAPATERGELIDRLRRDRGLDLAAEMPQVRTPLRQLVLDATNPSPADRIADIGEFVARLDDVRNELLLKTTGTDPLEAGPGAELAGRRFVYQRKLGAGSTAVGILVKDNQIGGALRVLKVAKDPDAAERLRAEAQVLGRFENDDRIVTLHGVEDVGGRTALILRYAGRTTLAEELNNRGRLSIDVLQRWGTDLLTALVALERNGVTHRDIKPSNLGVYQSSSRADTHLVMFDFSMAGVSPDNVEAGTPPYLDPFLGTGIRRRYDTAAERYGAAVVLFEMATGATPHYGPDPGAHPATVDDDVAVAPAMFEAALAPAMVAFFTAALSRDPARRPDTAEDMLRAWRQTFTAADTPVTPQANDADAEKADAATALSVAGLSARAVSALASAAVTTVGELLAVDSTTLNRLVAREAKDTRKEIVERYRAWTKRLGKQQPQPSGTELRSLDDTVALLLSAVSSPRSSTTRRDAAALLLGTTPGLDGFASSTELAEKLGKAPQRGTQLIKELQEDWANTPATRELLDALTDIARGVIEDFGGVAAVSTLTAEIRSQLPQSGLGGIDPRAERAAAGLLRVALDRLHEHETASDEKTLVRRRHGRRLALLATDEMLLSAAEAAAKCADELVSADPNAVIPAVRAAAALRTAFQAGYTAVADNDTTAPMPTDGRLVRLAAAIAKHAAVSGRGELHNAAMSPAAAVAEALRGLAQNESLSASQIRSRVTARFPELDKVPQRPHLDTILAQTALNLTWDAAREVYCFPDAEPPSVTSMHTRQPTALPATGETVADIDQAANSVALLRRSLDEAGFVAVGVQIPRDRPGDHERVAQHLAMTYGGELVDVTTELIAGMQKLADERGIPWDLIRGADAAEATARDAQGLRAVIDRVAPALREKLRAAVFDGPRSASPLILTELSPLARYGHLDLLATLSDLAAPRRRPVWVVLPQLRGQVGALVDRKPIQLGSPGGQFVLWRDALDAVPVVGNRETT, translated from the coding sequence GTGAAGGACGGCCGCTGGGTCACGATCGCCGAGTCGCAGTTCGACCACGAAAAGGCCGGGCTCAACGCGGTCAAGCAGCTGCTGCCCGACGCCGAGCCGTTCCGTGCCTGGGCCAACTTCGAGTTCCGCGACAACCGCGGCCGCTGGCACGAGGTCGACCTGCTGGTGCTGGCTCGCGACACGCTTTACCTCATCGAGCTCAAGCACTACCGCGGCATCCTGACCGGCAACGATCACCTGTGGCGGCGCAACAACCGCGCCGAGGACTCGCCGCTGTTGCTAGCCCGCCGCAAGGCCCAGTACTTCTCCTCGCTGCTCAAAGACGCCATCCGGGAACGCGGTGGCAACGAGGCGGTCAGCAGAATCCCCTACGTCCAGGAGCTGGTGTTCCTGCACCACGAGCAGTTCGTCTGCGACCTACCGACGAACTCGAAGATCAACCTCTACGGCCTCGACGGCCGCGAGGGCATCACCAAGCTGCCCGGCATCTCCAAAATCCTGCTCGCGCCCGCCAAGCACGACCCCATCAGTGAACGCGACAGCCAGTTGATCGCGGGGCTGATGAAGGCCATCGGCCTGGCGCCGCGCCGCCAGCGTGAGGTGGGCTCCTGGATCATCGACGACCAGCCGCTGGCCGACGGCGACGGATGGCAGGACTGGCCGGCGTTTCACCACGTCAACACCGAGGACCATGTCCGCATCCGGTTCTACACCACCAACCCCAGCGCCACGAAGGCCGAGGATCACGCCCGCCGCCAGGCCGTCACCCACGAATACAACCTGCTGCAGCGTCTGACCTACGACGGTCTGCAGGCGCCCAAGGATCTGGTCGACGAACCCGAACTGGGCATCGGCCTGGTGTTCCCGCAACCCAAGTCCGACACCGCGCTGGACCTGTGGCTGGCCGACCACACCCTGTCGTTGGACGCCCAGCTCGACCTGATCGCCCGGCTGGCCGACATCGTGCACTACGCGCACCGCAACCGGGTGGTGCACCGCAGCCTCAACCCGCGCTCGGTAGCCGTCCGGGAACGCGCCGACGCGCTGCTCCCCCAGGTCGTCGACTGGGACAGTGCGGGCATCCTGCCGGCCAACCCCGACACCGCCGTCACCCGGCTCTCAGGTGGTTCGCTGACACTGATGGCCGGCGCCCCCAGCGACACTGCGCGCCTATTCGCCGCCCCGGAAGGCTCGCGGCCCACCGACCCTGCCCGCATCGACGTCTTCGGACTCGGCGCGCTGGCGTTCTTCATCCTCACCGGCGGCACCGCCCCGGCCACCGAACGCGGTGAGTTGATCGACCGGCTGCGTCGCGACCGCGGCCTAGACCTGGCCGCTGAGATGCCCCAGGTCCGGACCCCCCTGCGTCAGCTGGTACTCGACGCCACCAACCCGAGCCCGGCCGACCGCATCGCCGACATCGGCGAGTTCGTCGCGCGGCTCGACGACGTCCGCAACGAGCTGTTGCTAAAGACCACGGGCACCGACCCGCTGGAAGCAGGGCCGGGCGCCGAGCTCGCCGGCCGCCGGTTCGTCTACCAACGCAAACTGGGCGCCGGCTCCACCGCGGTGGGAATCCTGGTGAAGGACAACCAGATTGGCGGCGCCTTGCGAGTGCTCAAGGTCGCGAAGGACCCCGACGCCGCCGAAAGGCTGCGCGCCGAAGCCCAGGTGCTGGGCCGCTTCGAGAACGACGACCGGATCGTCACCCTGCACGGCGTGGAAGACGTCGGCGGGCGCACCGCACTGATCCTGCGCTACGCCGGGCGCACCACCCTGGCCGAGGAACTCAACAACCGCGGACGCCTGTCCATCGACGTGCTGCAGCGCTGGGGCACCGACCTGCTGACCGCACTGGTCGCGCTGGAACGCAACGGCGTCACGCACCGCGACATCAAACCGTCCAATCTCGGTGTATATCAGAGCAGTTCACGCGCCGACACGCATCTGGTGATGTTCGACTTCTCGATGGCCGGGGTGTCGCCGGACAATGTCGAGGCCGGCACCCCGCCGTATCTGGATCCGTTCCTGGGCACCGGCATTCGCCGCCGGTACGACACGGCGGCCGAGCGCTACGGCGCCGCGGTGGTGCTGTTCGAGATGGCCACCGGCGCCACCCCGCACTACGGCCCCGACCCCGGCGCCCACCCGGCCACCGTCGATGACGACGTTGCCGTGGCACCGGCCATGTTCGAGGCCGCCCTGGCCCCGGCGATGGTCGCCTTCTTCACCGCCGCGCTGTCCCGCGACCCTGCCCGCCGACCAGACACCGCCGAGGACATGCTGCGGGCCTGGCGGCAGACCTTCACTGCCGCCGACACCCCCGTCACGCCACAGGCAAACGACGCTGACGCCGAAAAGGCCGACGCCGCAACCGCTTTGAGTGTCGCCGGGCTCAGTGCCCGGGCCGTCTCCGCGCTGGCCTCGGCGGCGGTGACCACCGTCGGGGAGTTGCTGGCGGTGGATTCCACCACCTTGAACCGGCTGGTGGCCCGCGAGGCCAAGGACACCCGCAAGGAGATCGTCGAGCGCTACCGGGCCTGGACCAAACGCCTGGGCAAGCAGCAACCACAGCCGTCGGGCACCGAACTGCGCAGCCTGGACGACACCGTCGCATTGCTGCTGTCGGCGGTCTCGTCGCCGCGGTCGTCGACCACCCGCCGCGACGCGGCCGCCCTGCTGCTCGGCACCACCCCCGGGCTGGACGGCTTCGCCAGCAGCACCGAACTGGCCGAGAAGCTCGGCAAGGCCCCGCAGCGCGGCACCCAGCTGATCAAGGAGTTGCAGGAGGACTGGGCCAACACTCCGGCCACCCGCGAGCTGCTCGACGCGCTGACCGACATCGCCCGCGGGGTGATCGAGGATTTCGGCGGGGTGGCCGCGGTGTCCACGCTGACCGCCGAGATCCGCTCCCAGCTCCCCCAGTCCGGCCTCGGCGGCATCGACCCCCGCGCCGAGCGCGCCGCGGCCGGGCTGCTGCGGGTCGCCTTGGACCGGCTGCACGAGCACGAAACCGCCTCGGATGAGAAGACTCTGGTGCGACGCCGTCACGGCCGCCGCCTGGCACTGCTGGCCACCGACGAGATGCTGCTCAGCGCCGCCGAGGCGGCCGCGAAATGCGCCGACGAGCTGGTGTCGGCGGACCCGAACGCGGTCATCCCCGCCGTGCGCGCCGCCGCGGCGCTGCGCACCGCGTTCCAGGCCGGGTACACCGCCGTCGCCGACAACGACACCACCGCCCCGATGCCCACCGACGGCCGGCTGGTCCGGTTGGCCGCCGCGATCGCCAAACACGCCGCGGTGTCGGGCCGCGGGGAACTGCACAACGCCGCCATGTCCCCGGCCGCCGCGGTGGCCGAGGCGCTGCGCGGGTTGGCGCAGAATGAGTCGCTGTCGGCCTCGCAGATCCGCAGCCGGGTCACCGCACGGTTCCCCGAACTGGACAAGGTGCCGCAACGCCCGCACCTGGACACCATCCTCGCGCAGACCGCGCTCAACCTGACCTGGGATGCCGCCCGCGAGGTCTACTGCTTCCCCGACGCCGAACCGCCCAGCGTCACCAGCATGCACACCCGGCAGCCCACCGCCCTGCCCGCGACGGGCGAGACGGTGGCCGACATCGATCAGGCAGCCAACTCCGTTGCCCTGTTGCGCCGTTCGCTCGACGAAGCCGGGTTCGTGGCTGTCGGGGTGCAGATCCCGCGGGACCGCCCCGGTGACCACGAGCGGGTGGCCCAACACCTGGCCATGACCTACGGCGGCGAACTGGTGGACGTGACGACGGAGTTGATCGCGGGCATGCAGAAGCTCGCCGACGAGCGCGGCATCCCGTGGGATCTGATCCGCGGAGCCGATGCCGCCGAGGCCACCGCCCGCGACGCCCAAGGCCTGCGGGCGGTGATCGACCGGGTGGCCCCGGCGCTGCGGGAGAAGTTGCGGGCGGCGGTGTTCGATGGGCCGCGCAGCGCTTCGCCGCTGATCCTGACCGAGCTGTCCCCGCTGGCCCGCTACGGGCATCTGGACCTGCTGGCAACGCTCAGCGATCTGGCCGCTCCGCGCCGGCGACCGGTGTGGGTGGTGCTGCCGCAGCTGCGTGGGCAGGTCGGGGCGCTGGTGGACCGCAAGCCGATCCAATTGGGGTCGCCGGGCGGTCAGTTCGTGTTGTGGCGGGATGCACTGGATGCGGTTCCCGTCGTCGGTAACAGGGAGACGACGTAA
- a CDS encoding IS701 family transposase, which translates to MRTNDDAAVAAAYRVDVDRWRSGFDEVLDRVASRFARCEPLRNAGALMLGLVCDIDRKNCWTLAERCGHSSPDRMQHLLARAKWDAEGVRDDLRAYVVDHLGDDEAILIVDETGDVKKGTHTVGTQRQYTGTAGRIENAQVAVYLAYAGPNSHALVDRELYLPKSWIDDSERRQCAGVPTDVEFATKPALAERMITRAVAAGVPARWATGDEVYGADPDLRAAIAAQGLGYVLAVGSNRTVTTSTGSQRVDELARSLPRRAWRRVSAGTGAKGQRWYSWTLVEITDAEPGHHHLLVRRNDKTAELAYYRCYSPNPVTLADYVRVAGRRWKVEESFQAGKGLAGLDEHQVRTWTSWHRWVTLSMLAHAFLVVTTAAQRRSDEPDDQTGQTLITLTVNEFRRLFIALVLQPLHAVADVLAWSTWRRRHQTRARTYHYRKQHQQQ; encoded by the coding sequence GTGAGAACTAACGATGATGCCGCGGTCGCCGCGGCTTACAGGGTAGACGTTGATCGGTGGCGAAGTGGCTTTGATGAGGTGCTGGATCGGGTCGCGTCACGGTTCGCTCGGTGCGAGCCGCTGCGCAACGCCGGCGCGTTGATGCTCGGGTTGGTCTGTGACATTGACCGTAAGAACTGTTGGACGCTGGCCGAGCGTTGCGGCCACAGCAGCCCGGACCGGATGCAGCATCTGCTGGCGCGGGCGAAGTGGGACGCCGAGGGAGTGCGTGATGATCTTCGCGCCTACGTGGTCGACCACCTCGGCGATGACGAGGCGATCCTGATCGTCGATGAGACTGGAGACGTGAAGAAGGGCACTCATACCGTCGGGACTCAGCGCCAGTACACCGGTACCGCGGGCAGGATCGAAAACGCCCAAGTCGCTGTGTATTTGGCCTATGCGGGGCCCAACAGTCACGCACTGGTGGACCGCGAGCTATACCTGCCGAAGTCGTGGATCGACGACTCGGAACGCCGTCAGTGCGCCGGGGTGCCCACCGATGTCGAGTTCGCCACCAAACCTGCGCTGGCCGAGCGGATGATCACTCGTGCTGTGGCCGCCGGAGTCCCTGCGCGATGGGCCACCGGCGACGAGGTCTACGGCGCCGACCCCGACCTGCGCGCCGCGATCGCCGCCCAGGGGCTGGGCTATGTGCTGGCCGTCGGGTCCAATCGCACCGTCACCACCAGTACGGGCAGCCAGCGAGTAGACGAGCTTGCCCGGTCTCTGCCGCGGCGGGCCTGGCGGCGCGTCAGCGCCGGAACCGGCGCCAAGGGCCAACGCTGGTACTCCTGGACGTTGGTCGAAATCACCGACGCCGAGCCCGGCCACCATCACCTGCTGGTGCGCCGCAACGACAAGACCGCTGAATTGGCCTATTACCGCTGCTACAGCCCCAATCCGGTCACCCTGGCCGACTACGTACGGGTCGCCGGGCGGCGCTGGAAGGTCGAGGAATCGTTTCAAGCCGGCAAGGGCCTGGCCGGGCTCGACGAGCACCAGGTACGGACCTGGACCTCTTGGCACCGCTGGGTCACCCTATCCATGCTTGCCCATGCCTTCCTCGTCGTCACGACCGCCGCTCAACGGCGCAGCGACGAACCCGACGACCAGACCGGCCAGACACTGATCACGTTGACAGTCAATGAATTCCGCAGACTCTTCATCGCCCTGGTATTGCAGCCGCTACACGCGGTTGCCGACGTCCTCGCCTGGTCCACCTGGCGGCGACGACATCAAACGAGAGCCCGCACCTACCATTACCGCAAACAACATCAACAACAATGA